The DNA window CATCAAAATGGGTCAAACTTCTGAAATCGTAGCCGTGGCCAAGGTTGATGGGCAACTGTATAGCGCCTCTCAGGAAGTTCGCGTGACCGTTGGCGGTTGCGGCGGTTAATGACAGCATTCGAGGAGAATTAATATGTCGAGCATTCGTGTACGTGCCCAGCTGAGAGACGGTGTAACCAACGTCCGCGCCCTGATCAGCCATCCGATGGAAACCGGTCAGCGCCGAGACAACAGCGGCAATGTCGTCGAAGCCCATTACATCACCGAGGTGGTGGCCGAAATGGGTAGTCGCCACATCATGACCGCTAACTGGGGTCCCGCTATTTCCCGCAATCCCTACCTGTCCTTCGAGTTTGAAGGCGCCAATACCGGCGAGACCCTGAAGCTTTCATGGGTGGACAACAAAGGGGAACAAGACAGCACTGAAGTTCGGATCGGTTAATCTGAACCCCGGCTGTACCTGTAGTACTTTGCAAGTCGCGCCAAAGCTCCGCCAGAGAGCGGCCACCAGAGGATGAGGGGAAGCCCGGCTTGGCCGGGCTTTCTTTTAACCGCTATCCTGAGGCAATAACACCAAAACGGAGTTGTCAGCATGAATCTGACCCGTCGTGAATTCCTGCAAGTCATGGCTGCCGCCGGCTTCGCGGGCATCGTTCTTCCCGGCTGTGGCAATGGCCAGCAAGCCGCTTCCACCCGTCCCTTGAATGATCTCTATGACTTCCCCCCTGCCGGCAATGTATCGCTGCTGCACATCACTGATCATCACGGCCAGCTGCTACCCATTTATTTCCGCGAGCCGTCCATCAATCTCGGCGTTGCTGAAATGAACGGTCGCGTGCCGCACATTGTGGGCGCGCGCATGCTCGAACATTTTGGCGTCAGCCACCCCTCACCGGCCTCCCATGCCTACAGCTATTTAGACTTCACTGCGCTGTCGCAGGAATACGGCCCTGTAGGGGGTTATGCACAGCTGGCTACATTGGTCAAGCGCATGCGTGATCAGCGACCGGGGGCTTTACTGCTTGATGGTGGCGATAGCTGGGGTGGCGGTTCTGGCACTGGACTCTGGACCAACGCCCAAGACATGGTCGATGCGCAATTACGGTTGGGCGTCGATATTTGTACGGGCCATTGGGAATTCACCTTTGGCGCGGATCGCGTCATGCAGGTGATTGAGAACGACTATGCCGGGCGCATCGATTTTCTCGGACAAAACGTGCGTGATCGTGACTGGGAAGAACCTGTTTTCAAACCCTACACCATCCGTGAAATCAATGGCGTCAATGTCGCTGTTATTGGCCAAGCCTTCCCCTACACGCCGATTGCCAATCCCCAGTGGATGTTTCCGGACTGGTCATTTGGCATCCGTCACGATGACATGCAGCGCACCGTCAACGAAGCCCGCGCCGAAGGCGCCGAGATTGTCGTGGTGCTCTCGCACAATGGCATGGACGTCGATATCAAGTTGGCACAGATCACCCGCGGCATCGATGTGATTCTTGGCGGCCATACCCATGATGCTGTGCCGGCACCCATGGAGGTGCGCGACCCCGATGGCAATGTCTGCTTGGTGGCCAATGGCGGCTCTAATGGCAAATTCCTGGGGGTCATGGACCTCGATTTCCGCAATGGGCGCATTCAGGGGTATCAGTATCGCCTGCTACCGATCTTTGCCAACCTCATTGATGCAGACCCGGAGATGGCCAGCTATATCGACAACATGCGCAACCAAACAGTCACCTATGACGGCCAGACCTTCAACATGGCTGAGCGCTTGTCCGAAGAGCTCGCGGTCACTGAGGACTTGCTCTATCGACGCGGCAACTTCAACGGCACTTTCGACCAGCTGATCTGTGATGCTCTGATGGAACAAATCGATGCCGAGATTGCTTTCTCGCCAGGGTTCCGCTGGGGGACTTCAGTACTGCCCGGCTCGCCCATCACCTTTGAGCATGTCATGGATCAAACCGGATTGACCTATCCCGCCGTCACCCGTAATGGTATGACCGGCGAGATGATTAAGTTCATTCTCGAGGATATTGGCGATAATTTGTTCAATGCCGACCCCTTCTACCAGCAGGGCGGGGACATGGTGCGCATCGGCGGTCTAACCTACAGCATGGATCCCACCCAGACCATCGGCAACCGCATCTCCGATTTAGCCCTGAATGGTGAGCCCTTGCAGGCCGATAAGGAATATATAGTGGCTGGTTGGGCTAGCATTGCTGAGGAGCCGCCTGGAGATACCGGACGCAAGATTTGGGATGTCGTCAGTGATTACTTACAAGACCACCAAACCATCTCAATTCGCGAAGTGAATACACCTCGCTTACGGGGTGTCGACGGTAACGCCGGATTGAGCCTCTAACTCGAGCCTAACGTCGGACGAGGATCAGTCCACACGCTGCACAGCCAATGTCGGTTGTGCAGCGTTTTTTTAGGCGAAAAGAAACACCAGATAAGCCACGTAGATCGCGAGCAGACCCAAGCCTAGGCCGCGCCCAATCGCGCCGCGCCAGAAGAAGATGGCCAGCACCAATACCGAGAAACCCAACATTACGCTTAAATCGACTGGCCCGATATCAGCGATACTTAATGGAATAAAACTGGCTGTGATACCCAGGACCGCGAAAATATTGAAGATATTCGAGCCAATAATATTACCCAAGATCATATCCACCTGACGTTTCCAAGCACCCACCACGGTAGCGGCCAACTCGGGCAAGCTGGTCCCCACCGAGACCAAGGTCAGACCAATCACTGCCTCACTCAGCCCCCAAGATCGCCCAATATCCACCGCCCCATGCAAAAAGGCCTCGGAGCCCAGATAAAGCCCCACTGTGCCCAATGCCACATACAGCCAGGCGCGCCCGATACCGGTGCCTGAGAATGCCAATACTTCACTAGCAGCCGGCGACGACTGCCGCTGTTCTGCCGCCAGGCGCCATTGCCAAAGCACGAAACCCACCAGCAGAAACAACAAAAAAACACCTTCCAGCCGACTCAGGCTGCCGTTCCACAGCAGCACAAACAGCAAACCCACGGCCGCGACCATCAAGGGCATCTCACGCCGCACCACCCTGTGATCACCGGGTACGCGAGTGATGATGGCTGCCATCGCAAGAACCAGGCCGATATTGGCGATGTTGGATCCCAC is part of the Ectothiorhodosinus mongolicus genome and encodes:
- the soxZ gene encoding thiosulfate oxidation carrier complex protein SoxZ, with the translated sequence MSSIRVRAQLRDGVTNVRALISHPMETGQRRDNSGNVVEAHYITEVVAEMGSRHIMTANWGPAISRNPYLSFEFEGANTGETLKLSWVDNKGEQDSTEVRIG
- the soxB gene encoding thiosulfohydrolase SoxB; its protein translation is MNLTRREFLQVMAAAGFAGIVLPGCGNGQQAASTRPLNDLYDFPPAGNVSLLHITDHHGQLLPIYFREPSINLGVAEMNGRVPHIVGARMLEHFGVSHPSPASHAYSYLDFTALSQEYGPVGGYAQLATLVKRMRDQRPGALLLDGGDSWGGGSGTGLWTNAQDMVDAQLRLGVDICTGHWEFTFGADRVMQVIENDYAGRIDFLGQNVRDRDWEEPVFKPYTIREINGVNVAVIGQAFPYTPIANPQWMFPDWSFGIRHDDMQRTVNEARAEGAEIVVVLSHNGMDVDIKLAQITRGIDVILGGHTHDAVPAPMEVRDPDGNVCLVANGGSNGKFLGVMDLDFRNGRIQGYQYRLLPIFANLIDADPEMASYIDNMRNQTVTYDGQTFNMAERLSEELAVTEDLLYRRGNFNGTFDQLICDALMEQIDAEIAFSPGFRWGTSVLPGSPITFEHVMDQTGLTYPAVTRNGMTGEMIKFILEDIGDNLFNADPFYQQGGDMVRIGGLTYSMDPTQTIGNRISDLALNGEPLQADKEYIVAGWASIAEEPPGDTGRKIWDVVSDYLQDHQTISIREVNTPRLRGVDGNAGLSL
- a CDS encoding calcium/sodium antiporter — its product is MAWVWLLAGAALLAVAADRLVAGSAALALRTGISPLLIGLTIVAFATSSPELFVSLLAAWQGKPEIAVGNVVGSNIANIGLVLAMAAIITRVPGDHRVVRREMPLMVAAVGLLFVLLWNGSLSRLEGVFLLFLLVGFVLWQWRLAAEQRQSSPAASEVLAFSGTGIGRAWLYVALGTVGLYLGSEAFLHGAVDIGRSWGLSEAVIGLTLVSVGTSLPELAATVVGAWKRQVDMILGNIIGSNIFNIFAVLGITASFIPLSIADIGPVDLSVMLGFSVLVLAIFFWRGAIGRGLGLGLLAIYVAYLVFLFA